The Pontibacter korlensis sequence TCACTAATGCCGACGGCGACCAGCCTGGGGTAACTATGAACCTGTACCGTTTTGTGAAAGGCCTAGGTGTAAAGCCAGTACTTTGCGGCAATATCAAAGGCCTGCACGATCCATACCGCAATCCAACCACGCAGGAGGGCTTTGCCAAGAAATGGGGGCAGCAGCCGTCTATGGTAACTTCATTTGCCGATGGTAGCAAGATTTCCTTTGAGCAGGCCATTATCGCTAACGGAACAGGTATGCGTGTGGCCAAGCGCGGCATGCATGGCCCAACGGTACTTGGTGGTACTTCGCTTAAGGATTGCGTACACGATCTTTATCCACTGGACGACCTGCTGGAAGGCCCGGGTATTGTAGATTATGTAGTAGGAGCTGAGCCAGGACCAGGCGTATTTGTACTTGGTACACATGATAACCCAATTCAGCAGCACTACCTGAACCTGTACAAGCTAGGAGAGGGGCCACTATACTTGTTCTATACACCTTACCACTTGTGCCATTTTGAAGTGCCAAACACAGTGGCACGTGCAGTACTGTTTAACGATGCAGCTCTTACACCAATGGGTGCACCGCAGGTGGAGGTAGTGTCTGCCGCCAAAATTGACCTGAAGGCAGGCGAGGTACTGGACGGTATTGGCCACTACATGACTTACGGTCTATGCGAGAATGCTGATACTACTGCTGCTGAAAGGCTGTTACCGATTGGTGTGGCTGAAGGCTGTGTGCTGAAGCGTGATATCCCGAAAGACCAGGTGATAACTTATGATGATGTGGTGATGCCGGAAGGCCGTTTGGTAGATAAACTGCGCCAGGAGCAGGCTTTATACTTTGCTGCCACAGATGAGGCAAACCGTAACAAAGCACTGCAGCATTTAAACAGAGCTGAGGCTTCAGTTTAAAAGATACGCTCAAACTAAACCATTTTGCCGCGCATCGCAAGCCTTAGGTAGCGGTGCGCGGCTTTTTTCTTCTCTAATGACAACAGACGTAGTAGGAATTATACCCGCTGCAGGATTAGGCTCCAGACTCTCGCCCATACCTTTTAGCAAAGAGCTGTTTCCGGTAGGCTTTGGCCCGCACCCGGAGCATAGGGAGCCACATCCGAAGCCGGTATCGCAGTACTTGCTGGAACACATGCAACGTGCTGGTGCCAAACAGGTATACATGGTGCTGCGTAAAGGCAAGTGGGATATTCCTGATTACTACGGTGACGGTGGTCAGCTAGGTGTTCAGTTGGCATACCTTGTTATGCGACGCCCTTATGGCAGCCCTTACTCTTTAGATCAAGCTTATACTTTTGTGAAGCAGCAGCGGGTAGTATTTGGCTTCCCTGACATTCTGTTTGAGCCTGAAAATGCTTTTGAGTCGCTTTTACAGCGGCAAGCAGAGACACAGGCAGATGTGGTGCTAGGGTGTTTCAAAGTGCCCTCTCCTCATAAATGGGATATGGTAGACCTGCAGCCAAATGGCGTAGTAAAGGCTGTGTTGCCCAAGCCTGTTAGTTCTGTTTTAAGCTATGGGTGGGCTATCGCCAGTTGGGGGCCACGTTTTACTGAGTTTATGCACGAGCATCTAGAGGAGGTAGAGGCGCAACTTCATGCCTCAAGTGGAGAATTAAGTGTGGGAGAAGTGGTGCAGGCAGCTATACATAATGGGCTGCTCGTGCAAAGTTTCTGCTTTAACAACGGTAGCTGCCTGGATATTGGAACTCCTGAAGACCTTCAAAAAGCTATCCGTACATTATCCTGATTATTGATTATACTACATGCGAATTCTGCAAATACACAACTTTTACAAACAAGCCGGCGGTGAAGACACTGTTTTTGAGCAGGAGGCACAACTATTACGGGAGCATGGCCACACAGTGGAGCAACTCACTTTTTCTAACAACAATGTTGTTGGTATAAAGGATAAACTGAAGGCTGCGCTAGGGGTAGTATACAACGTGCAAAGTGCTCAAACCATCGGAAAGGCGATTGAAGGCTTTAAACCAGATGTAGTACACGTGCACAATTTCTTTCCATTGGTTTCGCCTGGCGTATTTTGGGTTTGCCAAAAGTATAAAGTACCTGTTGTCATGACCCTGCACAACTACCGCCTGGTTTGCCCAAGTGCAGTTTTGTACTACGATGGCAAAGTTCAGCTAGATAATATACACCAGGTATTCCCTCTCAAATCAGTTCTAAAAGGTGTATATCGCAATTCAAAAATAGAAACAGCATCGGTGGTACTAGCGACTGGGGTACACAAGCTTCTGAATACCTGGCGTAATAAGGTAGATAAGTTTATTGTGCTTACTCCTGGGGCTGCTGATCTCTTTGAGAATTCTTCCCTTAAGCTAAGGCCAGAGCAGCTGTCAGTAAAGCCCAACTTCACGGCAGATCCTGGAGAGGGTGCTGCTGAGCGGGATAACTACTTTTTATACTTAGGCAGGCTGACGGAGGAAAAAGGAATCAGGACCTTGCTTAAAGCTCATGCCATGCGTCCTTTCCCGCTTAAGATCATAGGCACTGGCCCGTTGCAGGAGCTCGTAGAGGCATACGCTGCTCAAAACTCTTCAGTTGACTATCTGGGTTTTCGGCCTCGAGAGGAGGCTATGGGGCTGCTAAAAAAGGCACGAGCGTTAATGTTTCCGTCAGAGTGGTTGGAGACTTTTGGCATGACGGTCGTAGAGGCATTTGCTACAGGTACACCCGTTATTGCAGCCAAGATAGGCGGAGCTGCTCACCTGGTCCAGCATCAGGAGAACGGTCTACACTACACACCTGGTAATGCAAGCGAACTGATCAATCAGGTTAAATTGCTGGAGCAGCTTCCTTGTCTGGCTCATAAGTTAGGCCAAAGTGGTCGCTTAAGCTATGAGCGGCAGTATACGCCGGAGGCAAACTATGCTATGCTTGTAGCAATCTATGAGCAGGCAATGGGGCGAAAACAAAAGCCTGCCTCTGCAACATTAGCTGAGAAGGCAGGCCTTAGCTAAGGTAAAAAGTAGTTTTTAAGCCACTTCCACCTTCTTGGTCTTTTCGGCTTTCATTCTGTTCAGTATCTCCAGAATTTTGTTAGTTTCTACCACCAGGTGCTCACGCTGACCTTGGCTAGCATTGCGAACACGTTTGTTGCCCTTACAGATAATGTACTCATAGTCCAGGTCTATCTTAGTGGCAATGTCGTAGAATGGCTCTATAACAAATCCTTCGTTAAAGATTTCGACCATCTTAGTGCCTGGTTTGCAGAAGAACATACTTATTAAGCCTGCGCCAGTAGCACCCAATACAACTTTGGCTTTAGAAAACAGCTTGATCTTCTCCTTGATGCTCAGTTCACTGGATACAACGGTTTTGAACCCATAAGGCTCCAGTTCTTGCAATAGCTCCTTTTCATTCAATACGTTACGGATCTTAGAGTCAGATCGACTTATGTATAGGTATGGTGCCTCAGGGGTGATAAGATCAGACTCTTCCTCAGCATATAGCATAAAGGAGTCCTGAATGAAGTCGCATAGCCACTTAGGTACCAGCGTATGGTTACCACGGGGGGCTGTGGAAGCAACTATGCAATCAGCGGCAATATGCGGAAACTTGTCTCCCTCTATAACTTTATCTTTTGGTATACCTAACAGCTCAAGCGTCTCTGTCTGGAAGCTGTAGCGCAAACTAGGTACATAGAACCAGTCTACTTTATCATAAAGGCCGCTTTCGCGCAACAAGTGCAGGCGAGGCAGCACATCCAGAAACCAATGGCCAATATTGTTCAATCCGGCTCCGCCCGTTAAAAGGGAGAAAACGGTGCCGTTGTACTTAACAGGAGGAGTAAAATAACGCTGCTCGAAGATATTGTTAAGGTTTGGCTCAGATACTTTGCCGTTGCTCAAGCTCAGCGATACATTTTCTACCAGGCGGTTGTACTGCGACACCACGGCTACGCTGCTTTCGTTATCGGTGTAAATACGGCCGTTCGGTACCTCAACAACCATGTAGTCGGTAGTTACCTTCTTTTTCGGCTTCCAGTACTCTGAGCAAGCTTCATATAAATCATCAGATATAGTTAAATCAGTAGTAAGCGCAGGATAGATAGGGTGAACCCTGACTTCACGCGGATTGTTAGCGGCTAATTGCTCCAGGTTTATACGACAAACATCACCTGGTCTGTACTGCGTGTTGAAGGGTATAACTCTTCCCAGTATCTTCTTTAACCTTTTCGTCCCCTTGTTATAGTAAGCTTTCATTTGCATGGGTTATGTGTAGGTTTATCAATGTAAAAGTTTAATGTGGCTACTCCTTCTCAAGGTTCACCAGTAGTTTTTCGTCTTTGTTGGTAGGTGTTGCCTGCAGTTGTGCCACGGTGGCATGCCTGGTTAAAAGGTTTGCAGCTACTTTTACGGCTACTTCGTTCCAGTGGGCATCGTCCACTGGATAAAGCTGTACCTGTTTCTGCTGGTAAAGCGCATTAAAAGTAGGCTGAAGGTCCACATACTCAATGCCTCGCTCATCCAGTTGGCTAAGTAGGCGCGGCAGGAACGTGGCTTGTTTCTGCGATGGCAACAGCTTGTAATAAATATTTTCTTTGTTTGGGATTGGCAGGAATACAAAGTGTATTCCGCGCTCCTGCAATGCATCACGATATCCCTCCAGCACATCGGCTATTTGGTCTATCTCCTCTTCCGAAAAATCGCGGTTAGCGTATTCGCCTTCTATAAAGAACTCGTTGTTGTAGCTGATATACTCGCGGTTACCTAGTGCTCTGTCTATATCAGCAAGTGTGCGGTGATATAGACCCAATTTTGATATTCTGTCGGCAGTTACGGCCACAGACGTAAGAAAAGAGGAGGAGCTAATGATGTTGCCAGTAAAGTTTCTGATCTTGGAGTTGATGCCGTTTTCTCCTACAGCCGGAAGCTCAGGTATACGCCGCTCAATGCTTGACACAATAACTAATTTAGGAGGTGTCTGCTGAAAGCGGTCGGTTGCCAGGAAGCGGTTCATGGTGGCTGGTGCAAAAGAGTAAACATCCCGGCCAAGTTGTTCTTCCAGTACTTCGGCCAGTGTTTCGTCTTGCGACAGCTTAGCGCCAGTTATATTAGAGTCGCCTATCAGCAGTACATCATTTTTAGTGTCGCGGTTACGGTAGCCGTACATGTCGGTATACCACTCCACTTTGCGTTTCTGAGCGTAAGGCGTACGTGGGGCCAATTCTCCCTCTTCAACCATCTGCATGTGCACGTTCGGGTAAAATGGTCCTGGCATCAGGCGCATAGAGTTTACAGATATTGTTTCCCAGATTCTGAAGGTGAAGAAGTTCATGGGAAGTACAAACACCTCTATAAGCGGCCACACTATAAAAGGTAAAGCCAGTAAAACCAGTTTACTTAAAAGTCTTTTTACACCTTTGTCTTGTATTCCTTTTGTCATAATTTTCTAAAACTGAAAATAAATGAACTCCTGGTGTCCGAATTGGCCAAACAACAGCACCGTTATAATGGCGGCGTAGTATATACCCCAGCGTACCCAGGCCGGGCGCTGCATGATAAGCTGTGAAACGCTGCCGTTACGCTGTATAAGATGTACGGTTTCCATTAAGGCAATGGCTAAAATAGAAACGGCAAATATTTTAAAACCTTGATTCATGAATACATCGTGGCTCCAGTCTATGGCTAAGAGCTGGCCTGGGTTTGTGATAACAGAAGCACACTGGCCTACTATGTAAAAGGCATCGGTTATACTGTTGGCTCTGAAAAATATCCAAGAAAAACACACCAGGAAGAACACTGTGAGCACCTGTACCCATTTGTATAACTGCGGGTGCCGTGTAAGGCCAATTTGCTGTACCAGTGCATCGCGCTTGTCTTTCGTCATCATGCCAAATATCTGGTAAATACCGTGTAGTGCGCCCCAAATCACGAAGGTCCAGCTGGCACCATGCCACAGGCCGCTCACCATAAACACAATGAACAGGTTATAATACCAACGCCACTTCACCACGCGGTTGCCACCCAAGGGTATGTACAGGTAATCACGGAACCAGGTGGACAATGAAATGTGCCAGCGGCTCCAGAACTCCGGGATTGACTTGGCAAAGTATGGGCTACGGAAGTTCTCCATCAGCCTAAAGCCCATCACCTGCGCCGCCCCAATGGCAATATCGGAGTAACCCGAGAAGTCGCAGTAGATCTGGAAGGCAAAGAACACGGTAGCAAGTATGTGTGAAATGCCGTCATATTCTGTTGGGTTGCTATAGACGGCATTCACCATCAGCGCCAGGTTATCGGCAATAACAATCTTTTTAAAGAAGCCCCAGGCCATGCGTCGCAAACCTGCCACTACGCGGTAGTAGTCAAATTGGTGCCCCTGGTGCAGCTGCCCCAGCAGGTTTCCGGCACGCTCTATTGGGCCTGCCACCAACTGCGGGAAGAATGAAACGAAGAGTGCAAAAACACCTAAATGGCGCTCCGGCCTAATACGACCGTTGTACACATCTA is a genomic window containing:
- a CDS encoding NAD(P)H-dependent oxidoreductase → MIIVDTALAKRHAEGNPVRVAMVGAGFMGRGIALQICKYTQGVELVAISNRTLDKAKQAYTQAEVQDVQEVTSVAQLEENIRRGKYSITEDAMLLCEAEGIDAVIEVTGAVEFGTNVAIKAIQNGKHIIMMNAEVDGTVGPILKVYADKAGVVFTNADGDQPGVTMNLYRFVKGLGVKPVLCGNIKGLHDPYRNPTTQEGFAKKWGQQPSMVTSFADGSKISFEQAIIANGTGMRVAKRGMHGPTVLGGTSLKDCVHDLYPLDDLLEGPGIVDYVVGAEPGPGVFVLGTHDNPIQQHYLNLYKLGEGPLYLFYTPYHLCHFEVPNTVARAVLFNDAALTPMGAPQVEVVSAAKIDLKAGEVLDGIGHYMTYGLCENADTTAAERLLPIGVAEGCVLKRDIPKDQVITYDDVVMPEGRLVDKLRQEQALYFAATDEANRNKALQHLNRAEASV
- a CDS encoding sugar phosphate nucleotidyltransferase, yielding MTTDVVGIIPAAGLGSRLSPIPFSKELFPVGFGPHPEHREPHPKPVSQYLLEHMQRAGAKQVYMVLRKGKWDIPDYYGDGGQLGVQLAYLVMRRPYGSPYSLDQAYTFVKQQRVVFGFPDILFEPENAFESLLQRQAETQADVVLGCFKVPSPHKWDMVDLQPNGVVKAVLPKPVSSVLSYGWAIASWGPRFTEFMHEHLEEVEAQLHASSGELSVGEVVQAAIHNGLLVQSFCFNNGSCLDIGTPEDLQKAIRTLS
- a CDS encoding glycosyltransferase family 4 protein, with amino-acid sequence MRILQIHNFYKQAGGEDTVFEQEAQLLREHGHTVEQLTFSNNNVVGIKDKLKAALGVVYNVQSAQTIGKAIEGFKPDVVHVHNFFPLVSPGVFWVCQKYKVPVVMTLHNYRLVCPSAVLYYDGKVQLDNIHQVFPLKSVLKGVYRNSKIETASVVLATGVHKLLNTWRNKVDKFIVLTPGAADLFENSSLKLRPEQLSVKPNFTADPGEGAAERDNYFLYLGRLTEEKGIRTLLKAHAMRPFPLKIIGTGPLQELVEAYAAQNSSVDYLGFRPREEAMGLLKKARALMFPSEWLETFGMTVVEAFATGTPVIAAKIGGAAHLVQHQENGLHYTPGNASELINQVKLLEQLPCLAHKLGQSGRLSYERQYTPEANYAMLVAIYEQAMGRKQKPASATLAEKAGLS
- a CDS encoding glycosyltransferase family 61 protein, translating into MQMKAYYNKGTKRLKKILGRVIPFNTQYRPGDVCRINLEQLAANNPREVRVHPIYPALTTDLTISDDLYEACSEYWKPKKKVTTDYMVVEVPNGRIYTDNESSVAVVSQYNRLVENVSLSLSNGKVSEPNLNNIFEQRYFTPPVKYNGTVFSLLTGGAGLNNIGHWFLDVLPRLHLLRESGLYDKVDWFYVPSLRYSFQTETLELLGIPKDKVIEGDKFPHIAADCIVASTAPRGNHTLVPKWLCDFIQDSFMLYAEEESDLITPEAPYLYISRSDSKIRNVLNEKELLQELEPYGFKTVVSSELSIKEKIKLFSKAKVVLGATGAGLISMFFCKPGTKMVEIFNEGFVIEPFYDIATKIDLDYEYIICKGNKRVRNASQGQREHLVVETNKILEILNRMKAEKTKKVEVA
- a CDS encoding alginate O-acetyltransferase AlgX-related protein, whose product is MTKGIQDKGVKRLLSKLVLLALPFIVWPLIEVFVLPMNFFTFRIWETISVNSMRLMPGPFYPNVHMQMVEEGELAPRTPYAQKRKVEWYTDMYGYRNRDTKNDVLLIGDSNITGAKLSQDETLAEVLEEQLGRDVYSFAPATMNRFLATDRFQQTPPKLVIVSSIERRIPELPAVGENGINSKIRNFTGNIISSSSFLTSVAVTADRISKLGLYHRTLADIDRALGNREYISYNNEFFIEGEYANRDFSEEEIDQIADVLEGYRDALQERGIHFVFLPIPNKENIYYKLLPSQKQATFLPRLLSQLDERGIEYVDLQPTFNALYQQKQVQLYPVDDAHWNEVAVKVAANLLTRHATVAQLQATPTNKDEKLLVNLEKE
- a CDS encoding MBOAT family O-acyltransferase; the encoded protein is MLFNSTEFFIFFPVVVTLYFLTPFNRRWIILLLASYYFYMSWKPAYTLILVASTAIDFTCGLMMGRYTDEEKDKRRPWLYLSLWANLGVLLLFKYYNFFNESARDLAVALDVPYAMPAFELLLPMGISFYTFQTMSYSIDVYNGRIRPERHLGVFALFVSFFPQLVAGPIERAGNLLGQLHQGHQFDYYRVVAGLRRMAWGFFKKIVIADNLALMVNAVYSNPTEYDGISHILATVFFAFQIYCDFSGYSDIAIGAAQVMGFRLMENFRSPYFAKSIPEFWSRWHISLSTWFRDYLYIPLGGNRVVKWRWYYNLFIVFMVSGLWHGASWTFVIWGALHGIYQIFGMMTKDKRDALVQQIGLTRHPQLYKWVQVLTVFFLVCFSWIFFRANSITDAFYIVGQCASVITNPGQLLAIDWSHDVFMNQGFKIFAVSILAIALMETVHLIQRNGSVSQLIMQRPAWVRWGIYYAAIITVLLFGQFGHQEFIYFQF